The following proteins are co-located in the Abditibacteriaceae bacterium genome:
- the coaBC gene encoding bifunctional phosphopantothenoylcysteine decarboxylase/phosphopantothenate--cysteine ligase CoaBC, producing MENKRIVLGVCGGIAAYKACDLASRLTQMRAHVDVVMTQSAQKFVAPLTFQALTQRAVHTSLWPETSDENGVAAAMAHIELASCDAILIAPASADTIAKLAHGLADDLLTTLVVASRAPVLVAPAMNPQMLAHAATQRNLAHLRELGYRISEPEFGRMACEHVGAGRLPTTDVLVEALEDVLFPTRDLENVRVVVTAGPTREPIDPVRYISNRSSGKMGFAIAENCARRGALVTLISGPVNLPTPAGCTRVDVTTTEEMFQTATKDAQTADVVVAAAAPADYSVEAAPQKLKKSTVDFDRTLQLRETPDILGTIGKTKRPDQILVGFAAETENLLANAREKLTRKNCDAIVANDVMQEGAGFDSETNIVTWVSQDAEETWPLASKAEVAARIVDKIAQMRA from the coding sequence ATGGAAAACAAACGAATTGTCCTTGGCGTGTGCGGCGGAATCGCGGCGTATAAAGCGTGCGACTTGGCCTCGCGGCTCACGCAGATGCGCGCTCACGTCGATGTCGTCATGACGCAAAGCGCACAAAAGTTTGTTGCACCATTGACCTTTCAAGCGCTCACGCAGCGCGCGGTTCACACCAGCCTGTGGCCTGAAACATCCGATGAAAATGGTGTCGCGGCAGCGATGGCGCACATCGAACTGGCGTCGTGCGACGCAATTCTCATCGCACCTGCATCTGCCGATACGATTGCAAAACTCGCGCACGGCTTGGCCGATGATTTATTAACGACTCTCGTTGTTGCTTCACGCGCGCCGGTTCTGGTCGCGCCCGCGATGAATCCGCAGATGCTGGCGCACGCTGCGACACAGCGCAATCTCGCGCATCTGCGTGAACTGGGCTACCGAATTAGCGAGCCGGAATTTGGCAGAATGGCGTGCGAGCACGTCGGTGCGGGCCGCTTGCCGACAACTGATGTTCTGGTTGAAGCGTTGGAAGACGTTCTTTTTCCGACGCGCGATTTGGAAAACGTGCGTGTCGTGGTGACAGCGGGCCCGACGCGCGAGCCGATTGATCCGGTTCGTTACATTTCTAATCGTTCGAGCGGCAAAATGGGTTTCGCCATTGCCGAGAACTGCGCGCGACGCGGCGCTCTCGTCACACTGATTTCTGGGCCGGTCAATCTGCCAACGCCCGCCGGTTGCACGCGCGTTGATGTCACGACGACCGAAGAAATGTTCCAGACTGCGACGAAAGACGCTCAAACTGCCGATGTTGTCGTTGCCGCCGCCGCGCCTGCCGATTACTCGGTCGAAGCCGCACCACAGAAGTTAAAGAAGAGTACGGTCGATTTCGACCGTACTTTGCAGTTGCGCGAAACGCCTGATATTCTAGGCACAATCGGAAAGACAAAGCGCCCGGACCAGATTCTCGTTGGCTTCGCAGCGGAAACCGAGAATCTTTTGGCCAACGCGCGCGAGAAATTAACGCGCAAAAACTGCGACGCGATTGTTGCCAACGATGTGATGCAAGAAGGCGCGGGCTTCGACAGCGAAACCAATATCGTGACGTGGGTCTCGCAAGACGCGGAAGAAACGTGGCCGTTGGCGAGCAAAGCCGAAGTCGCGGCGCGCATCGTCGATAAGATTGCGCAGATGCGCGCGTAA
- a CDS encoding phytanoyl-CoA dioxygenase family protein, producing MLSPLQLEQFHQNGFVKGSRVLNDAEIEMLQRETLRVIDERETLAQAPVGQKPVLLHDMGRAGTPLWQIVDIWMASAPFKTLVSSEIIAQEVQQLTGARELRLFHDQIQYKPAAANGKSGGANLWHQDSPYWPILQPKDSEITAWVALDDVDEENGCMWMIPGSHKWGDAISDIHEHLGEAEDFFDLPSEHNGHEVRAVACPVQRGEVHYHHALTWHGSNVNASSRPRRAIALHYMNENTVFDDSGQHPMKSFISTPVGEPVRGDAFPQVWPR from the coding sequence ATGCTCTCGCCACTACAATTGGAACAATTTCACCAAAACGGCTTCGTCAAAGGAAGCCGTGTCCTGAACGACGCAGAAATCGAAATGCTGCAGCGCGAAACCTTGCGCGTCATCGATGAGCGCGAAACGCTTGCGCAAGCCCCCGTCGGACAAAAGCCGGTCTTGCTGCACGACATGGGACGCGCGGGCACGCCGCTGTGGCAAATCGTCGATATCTGGATGGCGTCCGCGCCGTTTAAAACCCTCGTTTCCAGCGAAATCATTGCGCAAGAAGTACAGCAACTCACCGGCGCACGCGAGTTGCGCTTGTTCCACGATCAGATTCAATACAAACCCGCTGCCGCGAATGGCAAAAGCGGCGGCGCGAATTTGTGGCACCAAGATTCGCCGTACTGGCCGATTCTTCAGCCCAAAGACTCGGAAATTACGGCGTGGGTCGCGCTCGATGATGTCGATGAAGAAAACGGCTGTATGTGGATGATTCCCGGCAGCCACAAATGGGGCGACGCGATCAGCGACATTCACGAGCATCTGGGTGAAGCCGAGGATTTCTTCGACTTGCCTTCAGAGCACAACGGCCACGAAGTTCGCGCTGTCGCGTGTCCGGTGCAACGCGGCGAAGTGCATTACCATCACGCGCTGACGTGGCACGGCTCCAACGTGAACGCCAGCAGTCGCCCGCGCCGCGCGATTGCCCTGCATTACATGAACGAAAACACCGTTTTCGACGACAGCGGCCAGCATCCAATGAAGTCGTTTATCTCAACTCCCGTCGGCGAACCGGTGCGTGGCGATGCCTTTCCTCAAGTCTGGCCGCGCTAA
- a CDS encoding AraC family transcriptional regulator codes for MQNQPTPETLENFYRPCAGLPLIVLRQWFNGGGDTGLRWHTNFWTLYCVMGGRGIHLINEHPYPVARGDVYIVPPGGIVAYRDYSDLSALAFSWTTELFLPHEWNALRALPGFWPLMLPFEENNSRRNCRLHLPPERFRGVEANAREIADELETGTAAGGLLARGGLLRILVHLARWNAQNTGTQEAELPLKNTAREETAPVFADVLRLIEERYAEPLTVPQLAARLFLSTGAFNILFRRETDVSPAAYLRRLRLDRAQTLLRESDESVAQIAARSGFGDAAHFSRAFRAAFGLSPRQYREQWK; via the coding sequence ATGCAAAATCAGCCGACGCCAGAAACTCTGGAAAACTTTTATCGGCCCTGCGCCGGATTGCCTCTCATCGTCCTGCGCCAGTGGTTCAATGGCGGCGGGGACACCGGCCTGCGCTGGCACACCAACTTCTGGACGCTTTACTGTGTCATGGGCGGGCGCGGTATTCACCTGATTAACGAGCATCCGTATCCCGTCGCGCGCGGCGACGTTTACATCGTGCCGCCCGGAGGCATTGTCGCCTACCGCGATTACTCCGACCTAAGCGCCCTTGCTTTCTCGTGGACAACCGAATTGTTCCTGCCGCACGAATGGAATGCGTTGCGCGCGTTGCCCGGCTTCTGGCCGCTGATGTTGCCTTTCGAGGAAAACAATTCGCGCCGCAATTGCCGTTTGCATCTTCCGCCCGAACGGTTTCGGGGCGTGGAAGCAAACGCGCGCGAAATCGCCGACGAACTCGAAACCGGCACCGCCGCAGGAGGGCTTTTGGCGCGCGGCGGGCTGCTGCGGATTTTGGTGCATCTCGCGCGTTGGAATGCACAAAACACAGGCACGCAAGAAGCGGAACTGCCGCTTAAGAACACAGCGCGCGAAGAAACGGCGCCGGTCTTCGCCGATGTACTGCGGCTGATCGAAGAACGCTACGCCGAACCGCTGACAGTTCCACAACTCGCGGCGCGTTTGTTTCTTTCAACGGGCGCCTTCAACATTCTTTTCCGGCGGGAAACCGACGTTTCTCCTGCCGCCTATTTGCGCCGCCTGCGCCTCGACCGCGCGCAAACATTGCTGCGTGAAAGCGACGAATCGGTAGCGCAAATCGCCGCGCGCAGCGGGTTTGGCGATGCTGCACATTTCTCGCGCGCCTTTCGTGCGGCATTTGGCCTTTCGCCGCGCCAATACCGCGAGCAATGGAAATAA
- a CDS encoding CHAT domain-containing tetratricopeptide repeat protein → MKHLFQVRSISTVLFVLFFSTGSFSARADAPLAMLTDVAGSVQIVRAGKSLAAKSGAKLQAGDRVVSRGGKATIYYLGRAPQKLAAGASATIGAAKAGNGSGVWKGVYAGVSGGFDARPRVAATVRDKDRVLLLAPVESLVSPTPRLVWQRGKLEAPDEYEVAVYANGTAPDDEEAATPIWQTTTKQMSVQYPATAPALQAGSSYYWTVTPRRDGKAIAEESASSWLRVATPAQNQTLQTGLDELKTLADAPTLRTAKAAWAASLEFRALALETLGIDQTTNFTALDETRRALLRSVFSAEQQSVLLDAREKESALAAVSTVATPDADLPVDGIFPQVPAQTRKLYVDEAGLFSLQIPQTWGAFRQVEGDINRTDFAPEYPSAMSIAVVIAPLKAEVKADVAATEATGLTARLLQMARAAGAVVEVTASRATTFPQKGASLPARETTASWREKRGETELDWRGSMIEFASDGKSYVLGWSAVQSSTVGIDRTASLLRNLQLSFVAAPDATVGPKTTILPFSKERQDEMMATVNAMTAISERQSQRNTIRSTLVEGGVAQQQYDAAAPESRERADAASALARITEDRAWAHWSKADDASRAEAEQAWQQAEALRRESYQIELQVLAKEVDATDARLHELRGQTTTLSFAAGHAFIIDSWLSVQAMRALTAETLAFYSRDRDTQEKWAKRELGFRRTQLQLRALSPDDKDALMHRAEYADALETVASVLMARADYTASEAHYRRALAWRQALPATFAWRGLEGTWRNLGLLALESGDLIQAREHFQAALHEIDRVQPLEDADLTGRNKAQDLQRRRSGRAHGRAVIWNSLGFIADGLGDYSLARESYERALKYAEEIFEEPPYGDLKKAVQARSLGNLGTLELASGNPDAATKFLDASQVLMRERADASGLAIWIMNQAHLLEQRGDFEGARRAALDARSRFSALRVPERVAFATAVLARLARMEGDAPAALQLAREALQMARATKDKVLLCQATRGLAVSLMMQPEPDWRNFDVLMEESLQLAQQIASPIQQSATLDARGQGKRERGDVIGAEADYRGAIARLEVVRATTANAESFSDTHSAFYERLVRLLLERNRPEEAFDVLQRARSSKLRENLRLGTLKSPDPVLQKLLDRAAELEAKLRTLRAQRETALAAPAPDAAAVENLEGLIASTQAEFFSVSARLKKANPAFDRALTISPLELKKASTSFPAGTVLVQYALLEDELYVFVVSRERLKIYQPKVRSNSVLEAARRFRTLMDTAQSDARAGKQLSTPETDAALRASLTELHSMLIAPIAGELRGQKMLAFVPSGALYYIPLHALARQTPQGLRFVVEDIPVAYLAAGDVLSVVQSRDDERFGAGALALGDPTGADLPEARKEARAVAQILPASQSLVGDAAQKSVLLDSKNLNRRVLHLAMHGVLNAALPDDSYIQLAGTGEASRLRVGEIVGLDLNRVDLVTLSACQTALGERAPSGGEISSLAQSFSSAGAPSVIASLWSVEDDSTRQLMETFYRSYAAGENKAVSLQRAQVALLKQPATRHPFFWAPFELLGDWR, encoded by the coding sequence ATGAAACATCTCTTTCAAGTACGGTCGATTTCGACCGTACTGTTCGTCTTGTTCTTTTCTACCGGTTCGTTTTCCGCACGCGCTGATGCGCCGCTCGCCATGCTGACCGATGTCGCAGGCAGCGTACAGATTGTGCGCGCTGGCAAAAGCCTCGCGGCAAAGTCGGGCGCGAAACTCCAGGCGGGAGATCGCGTGGTTTCGCGCGGCGGCAAAGCGACAATTTACTATTTGGGCCGCGCGCCTCAGAAATTGGCGGCAGGTGCTTCGGCAACAATCGGCGCGGCCAAAGCCGGAAATGGCAGCGGCGTCTGGAAAGGTGTTTATGCCGGAGTTTCGGGTGGTTTCGATGCGCGCCCGCGCGTGGCGGCCACAGTGCGCGACAAAGATCGTGTGCTGCTTCTCGCGCCGGTCGAATCGCTTGTCTCACCAACTCCGCGTTTGGTGTGGCAGCGCGGCAAACTCGAAGCGCCCGACGAGTATGAAGTCGCTGTCTATGCTAATGGCACAGCGCCGGATGATGAAGAAGCGGCGACACCGATCTGGCAAACCACGACCAAGCAAATGAGCGTGCAATATCCAGCGACGGCGCCCGCGCTGCAAGCCGGTTCGTCTTATTACTGGACGGTCACGCCACGACGCGATGGAAAAGCCATCGCAGAAGAAAGTGCTTCTTCGTGGCTTCGCGTCGCAACGCCGGCCCAAAACCAGACGCTGCAAACCGGGCTTGATGAATTAAAAACTCTCGCCGACGCGCCCACGCTGCGCACCGCGAAAGCCGCCTGGGCCGCTTCGCTCGAATTCCGCGCGCTTGCTCTCGAAACGCTCGGCATTGACCAGACAACAAATTTTACCGCGCTCGATGAAACACGCCGCGCGCTTTTGCGCTCGGTTTTTTCTGCCGAGCAGCAAAGTGTATTGCTCGATGCGCGCGAAAAGGAATCGGCGCTCGCAGCGGTTTCAACAGTTGCGACACCCGACGCCGATTTACCTGTCGATGGGATTTTCCCTCAAGTTCCAGCCCAAACGCGCAAGCTGTATGTCGATGAAGCCGGGCTGTTTTCGTTGCAGATTCCCCAGACATGGGGCGCTTTCCGACAAGTGGAAGGCGATATCAACCGCACTGATTTCGCGCCGGAATATCCAAGCGCAATGTCGATTGCCGTGGTTATCGCACCCCTGAAGGCCGAAGTTAAGGCGGACGTTGCGGCTACGGAAGCAACCGGACTTACAGCCCGGTTGCTTCAAATGGCACGCGCGGCAGGAGCCGTTGTCGAAGTAACCGCAAGCCGCGCTACGACCTTTCCTCAAAAGGGCGCATCGCTTCCAGCGCGCGAAACCACGGCGTCGTGGCGCGAAAAGCGTGGCGAAACCGAGTTGGATTGGCGCGGTTCCATGATCGAATTTGCTTCCGACGGGAAAAGTTATGTTCTCGGTTGGAGTGCCGTTCAAAGCAGTACGGTCGGAATCGACCGTACTGCTTCGCTGTTGCGGAATTTGCAGCTCTCTTTTGTTGCTGCGCCGGATGCAACGGTGGGGCCCAAAACCACCATTCTTCCGTTTTCAAAGGAACGGCAGGACGAGATGATGGCGACGGTGAACGCCATGACCGCAATAAGCGAACGTCAAAGCCAGCGCAATACAATTCGTTCAACCCTCGTCGAAGGTGGTGTCGCCCAGCAACAGTATGATGCGGCTGCACCCGAATCGCGTGAACGCGCCGACGCAGCGAGTGCCCTCGCGCGTATCACCGAAGACCGGGCTTGGGCGCACTGGAGCAAAGCCGACGATGCATCGCGCGCCGAGGCCGAGCAAGCGTGGCAGCAGGCCGAAGCCCTGCGCCGTGAAAGTTATCAAATCGAATTACAAGTGTTAGCGAAGGAAGTAGATGCGACAGATGCGCGTTTGCACGAATTACGCGGACAAACCACTACGCTGTCTTTTGCCGCCGGTCACGCGTTTATCATTGACAGCTGGTTGAGTGTGCAGGCAATGCGCGCATTGACGGCAGAGACCCTGGCATTTTATTCTCGCGACCGTGACACACAGGAAAAATGGGCGAAGCGCGAGTTGGGATTCCGGCGCACGCAATTGCAACTGCGGGCGTTATCGCCCGACGATAAAGATGCTCTGATGCACCGAGCGGAATACGCTGACGCCCTCGAAACCGTCGCCTCTGTCCTGATGGCCCGCGCCGATTACACGGCTTCAGAAGCGCACTACCGCCGTGCGTTGGCGTGGCGTCAGGCGTTGCCCGCAACGTTCGCGTGGCGCGGATTGGAAGGAACCTGGCGCAATCTGGGCCTGCTGGCACTCGAGAGCGGCGACCTGATTCAGGCACGGGAACATTTTCAGGCGGCTTTGCACGAAATCGACCGCGTCCAACCGCTTGAGGATGCCGATCTCACCGGACGGAACAAGGCCCAAGATCTTCAGAGGCGCCGTTCCGGTCGCGCTCATGGTCGGGCAGTTATCTGGAACAGCCTGGGATTCATTGCCGATGGTTTGGGAGATTACAGTCTGGCGCGTGAAAGCTACGAGCGTGCGCTGAAGTATGCAGAAGAGATCTTCGAGGAACCCCCTTATGGCGACCTTAAAAAAGCAGTGCAAGCGCGGTCGTTGGGCAATCTCGGGACGCTGGAACTTGCCAGCGGCAACCCTGATGCAGCGACCAAATTCTTGGACGCGTCCCAGGTGCTAATGCGTGAACGCGCTGATGCCAGCGGCCTCGCTATCTGGATAATGAACCAGGCCCACCTGCTGGAACAGCGCGGCGATTTTGAGGGAGCGCGTCGTGCGGCACTCGATGCACGCTCACGCTTTTCAGCGCTGCGTGTTCCGGAACGGGTCGCTTTTGCTACTGCAGTTCTGGCGCGTCTCGCGCGGATGGAAGGTGACGCCCCAGCAGCATTGCAGTTAGCGCGTGAAGCGTTGCAAATGGCACGCGCTACAAAAGACAAGGTTCTGCTCTGTCAAGCGACACGTGGGCTTGCGGTTTCTTTGATGATGCAGCCCGAACCAGATTGGCGCAATTTTGACGTGCTGATGGAGGAAAGCCTGCAACTGGCGCAGCAAATCGCATCGCCGATCCAACAAAGCGCAACGCTCGATGCGCGCGGTCAAGGCAAACGGGAACGTGGCGATGTCATCGGTGCCGAAGCCGATTATCGCGGGGCCATCGCACGGTTGGAAGTCGTCCGAGCAACAACAGCCAACGCCGAAAGTTTTTCCGATACCCATTCCGCTTTCTACGAGCGTCTTGTGCGCTTACTGCTGGAGCGCAACCGCCCTGAAGAAGCGTTTGATGTTTTGCAGCGCGCGCGTTCCAGCAAGTTGCGCGAGAACCTGAGACTCGGCACCTTGAAAAGCCCCGATCCTGTCCTCCAAAAACTGCTCGACCGCGCAGCAGAACTCGAAGCAAAACTTCGCACGTTGCGCGCGCAGCGGGAAACGGCACTCGCCGCACCCGCGCCGGACGCTGCGGCTGTCGAAAATCTGGAAGGTTTGATTGCTTCCACACAGGCAGAGTTTTTCTCGGTGAGCGCCCGCCTGAAGAAAGCGAATCCGGCGTTCGACCGCGCTCTGACAATTTCGCCGCTCGAACTGAAAAAAGCCTCGACTTCGTTCCCTGCGGGCACAGTTCTGGTGCAATACGCCCTGCTCGAAGACGAGCTTTATGTTTTCGTGGTGTCGCGCGAACGACTTAAGATTTACCAACCCAAAGTACGGTCGAATTCGGTGCTGGAAGCCGCACGCCGCTTTCGCACTTTGATGGACACAGCGCAAAGCGATGCGCGCGCTGGAAAACAACTCAGCACGCCCGAAACTGATGCGGCGTTGCGCGCGAGCCTGACAGAGTTGCACTCGATGCTCATCGCGCCGATTGCCGGTGAATTGCGTGGCCAGAAAATGCTGGCCTTTGTTCCTTCGGGCGCGCTCTATTACATTCCGTTACACGCCCTCGCGCGGCAAACGCCGCAGGGATTGCGGTTTGTCGTCGAAGATATTCCTGTCGCTTATCTGGCGGCAGGCGATGTTTTGAGCGTTGTCCAGTCGCGCGACGACGAACGTTTTGGTGCAGGCGCCTTGGCGCTCGGCGACCCGACCGGTGCCGATTTGCCTGAAGCCCGCAAGGAAGCGCGCGCCGTGGCGCAGATACTTCCAGCTTCGCAAAGTCTGGTCGGTGACGCCGCGCAGAAATCGGTGCTGCTCGATTCAAAGAATCTCAATCGTCGCGTGTTGCATCTGGCGATGCATGGCGTTCTTAACGCGGCCCTACCCGACGACAGCTATATCCAACTCGCGGGGACAGGTGAGGCTTCGCGACTGCGCGTCGGTGAAATCGTCGGCCTCGATTTGAATCGCGTCGATTTAGTCACACTTTCCGCGTGCCAGACGGCATTGGGCGAACGCGCTCCGAGCGGTGGGGAAATTTCGAGCCTGGCGCAAAGCTTTTCTTCAGCGGGCGCGCCTTCGGTTATCGCCAGTTTGTGGAGTGTCGAGGACGATTCGACGCGGCAATTGATGGAAACCTTTTACCGCTCGTATGCTGCGGGCGAGAATAAAGCAGTGTCACTACAGCGCGCTCAAGTAGCTTTGTTGAAGCAGCCCGCAACACGTCACCCGTTTTTCTGGGCGCCGTTTGAACTGCTCGGCGACTGGCGCTAA
- a CDS encoding adenylate/guanylate cyclase domain-containing protein, protein MRPVLIAFFCTLLALAARPLLSPLDGRVYDSGLVSRAPRPASSIAILGIDENFMQGRHVYLTPRARLAKLIDTVSQGKPRAIALDVWLDSRVDEKADAALRNALRTAKARGVPVILADVERDVAQSGTTRTGVTAHGSVIPYFASHAQTASVTFVPDADNVVRSIAPSDFVPLPLAAAKYLGGTVEIDRTPPLPALIDFRGEKAIPITPAVDFLAQPFLAALLENKVVFIGAVYPRSFDFLQTPYSFNRPPRERYGVEVLAHATLTAHSLLLGAAPRRIAPFAALAAATFLVALGVALAAWKHAALGAFAVVAVVIGVLALGFASARGGWSWVWPPSAFVVAAVLSGGLGAVFHSWQQSQQLRVVRETFGAYVGDEVLETLGGKLPEMGGEVRNIAVLFCDIRGYSALAERLQNDPAKLMLALNEHFEPLVDALKKRGAYADNYVGDLVMALFGAPVSQGPEADAKNAVAAAHDFVRLVGERNDLRRAAGEEPIEVGVGLHCGEAVVGNLGSKRKIHYTAIGDVVNIASRVESATRKYDVPLLVTEEIVQTAGGEWEFVEETTVKGRATPVRLYRAL, encoded by the coding sequence ATGCGTCCGGTTCTGATCGCTTTTTTCTGCACTTTGCTGGCGTTGGCGGCGCGGCCTTTACTTTCACCGCTTGATGGTCGCGTTTACGATAGCGGCCTCGTTTCGCGCGCGCCGCGTCCTGCGAGTTCTATCGCGATTTTAGGCATCGACGAAAATTTCATGCAGGGCCGACACGTTTATCTCACGCCGCGCGCTCGACTGGCAAAGCTGATTGACACTGTTTCGCAGGGCAAGCCGCGCGCAATTGCGCTCGATGTCTGGCTCGATTCGCGTGTCGATGAAAAAGCCGACGCCGCTTTGCGCAATGCGCTGCGAACGGCAAAAGCGCGCGGCGTGCCCGTCATTCTGGCCGATGTCGAAAGGGATGTCGCCCAAAGCGGCACAACGCGAACCGGCGTCACCGCGCACGGTTCGGTAATTCCGTATTTTGCCTCACACGCGCAAACCGCCAGTGTCACCTTCGTGCCCGATGCCGATAACGTCGTGCGGTCGATTGCGCCTTCAGATTTTGTTCCGCTTCCGCTTGCAGCGGCGAAGTACTTAGGAGGTACGGTCGAAATCGACCGTACTCCACCTTTGCCGGCCCTCATCGACTTTCGCGGCGAAAAGGCGATTCCCATTACACCCGCTGTCGATTTTCTGGCGCAACCGTTTCTTGCTGCGCTTTTGGAAAACAAAGTCGTGTTCATCGGCGCGGTGTATCCGCGTTCGTTCGATTTTCTGCAAACGCCTTACTCTTTTAATCGCCCGCCGCGCGAGCGTTATGGCGTTGAAGTTCTGGCCCACGCCACGCTCACTGCGCACAGTCTTTTGTTGGGCGCCGCGCCGCGCCGAATTGCGCCCTTCGCCGCACTTGCCGCTGCAACATTTCTGGTGGCTCTCGGCGTTGCCCTCGCCGCATGGAAGCACGCCGCGCTGGGGGCTTTTGCTGTGGTTGCGGTGGTTATTGGAGTGCTCGCTCTGGGCTTTGCTTCGGCGCGCGGAGGCTGGTCGTGGGTTTGGCCGCCTTCGGCTTTTGTTGTGGCGGCGGTGCTTTCGGGCGGGCTGGGGGCGGTTTTTCACAGTTGGCAACAAAGCCAACAATTGCGCGTGGTGCGCGAAACCTTTGGCGCTTATGTCGGCGATGAGGTGCTGGAAACCTTGGGCGGAAAATTGCCCGAAATGGGTGGCGAAGTTCGCAACATCGCGGTTTTGTTTTGCGATATTCGCGGCTACTCGGCGCTCGCCGAACGCTTGCAAAACGATCCGGCGAAATTGATGCTCGCGCTCAACGAGCACTTCGAGCCTCTGGTTGATGCGCTGAAAAAGCGCGGCGCGTATGCCGATAATTACGTCGGCGATTTGGTGATGGCGCTTTTCGGTGCGCCGGTTTCGCAGGGGCCGGAAGCCGATGCCAAAAACGCTGTCGCTGCCGCGCACGATTTTGTGCGCCTCGTCGGGGAGCGCAACGATTTGCGGCGCGCGGCAGGCGAGGAACCTATTGAAGTCGGGGTTGGTCTGCATTGCGGCGAAGCCGTTGTTGGCAATCTCGGTTCGAAGCGCAAAATTCACTACACCGCCATCGGCGACGTGGTGAACATCGCGTCCCGCGTCGAAAGTGCCACGCGCAAATACGATGTACCACTGTTGGTGACCGAAGAAATTGTCCAGACAGCGGGCGGCGAATGGGAATTCGTCGAAGAAACAACGGTCAAAGGCCGCGCCACACCGGTGCGACTTTATCGAGCTTTATGA